CCCTGTAGAGTCCAGGACagtccctattttttttttttttacaattgctaATAGatacagggctcccaaatggtccgcttttcccgcctaGGTTCGTTTTTTAGGGTAAAGTTCGCTTTACTTTGCTTTTTAGCATTTTGGCCCGATTAGTCCACTTTTATACTGATTTTActtaaaccagatttttaaaagttttcattacgtTAAAAGATATTATGAACTCTGTTTTGCCCAAACACGTGGCCGCGGcaccttttttctattgaatcTGACTTTCctgtattatttcgcttcagattgacatCGTTACTCTTCCTTCAACCTATGGAATCTATCAAACGGAGAGGTTTAAAGGAGGAGTCATGACGTCAAATCCAAGCAGGGTGATATCGATATTtctccagggttcgtacgcccttgaaaaaccttgaaaagtgcttgaaatttttttttccttttctagtgCTTGacaaccttgaaaaagttttaaaaccttgaaaaaagcGTCAAAGTTTTTTTAGTGCTTGAAATTGGTAGAAAATCATTGGATTgtgcttaaatatttttcaagaatatttcatcagtgcaagtttcttaactttttttcgaTATAcagcatcgcgaaaaattgctttctgtGCTTccgagttcaatctttttgcatcttgctaatattttgatatttttggcaatcggaagttattttgacatacccCACCATagatacacacacgcctacacacacatacatacccagacaaacacacacacataccaaaactcatgcctgcacacacacacacacacacatacatacccagacaaacacacacacataccaaaacagtcatgcctgcacacagacacaaacacacatgcctacacacacatacatacacaaacacgcctacacacagacacatacctacacacacacatacatgcacacacacgcctgcacacacatatacacacacacactcgtgattgcgaaaaacataattggaattcaagatgtcaaaatttaaattattatttttttttgtcacaattttgtatgcatgagtatTTTATCTCAGAAAGAAGGTTTCACACTTAAAAACAACATGCACCATTTTCTTTTGACGCTTTATTTGTACTTGGGCACTCACTACATATAGTGCAATAGTCTTAAAAGTTGCTTtggctattttcatttcatgagTGCATATTAAAAAAATCGAATCATCAGTCTGTAAAAGAACATAAAAGCAGGGATGTCCTCGGGAGGCGCTGCTGCAAGCATCTTTTGGTTTTCTTTGTGCCTTGGAGTTCTTGTAGCTGTAAAAACGAATGGCCAACTATTAATGAATGTTTTAGACGAAAATGCATGactataaatttataaaataaactcaTTTTCCGGTTTCACCGAACTGATATttgcatctatatatatataaaggtgacggtgtttctttgtttgtacccgatggccagaagatCCCTACAGCCCTACAGcctagcacctacagccctgaaacttggcacgaaaattcgaacgtacccccgGGCCCGTGCTCCTATCgaagccgaaattctaaatttcgaattagtttttttccacTTAACTAATTAAACTAAATTTTGGCTAGTTGAGGGTAaaaaatccaccccccccccaaacattaTCTATCGTTGGAAAGGATTTTCCTTCCCtgaacaagatgatgtttgttccatttttcacaCTTAATCAGAACAGGagtataagcgattctaattgagccaattttcaaggcttctctttcgagaaatgGCTATAACACTAGGACccctttccagacaatttttcaatgactttctttttaaacattttggaggaagttgcctttgttgcttatgcatattttactgttattactttattttaaattcattgtgcgtatgttaattgattttctttttaattagaaagtcgcttggcgaatttggcgatgaatgatggagttttttacatttgagagctactgcaaatgtaattttagtgtaatttgtttttctttaatttatcggattttctttaaatttttagcacaggcatctctgtgcgggtactgctagtaataaaataaattccaAGCTTCGTAAAGTTTTTCCATTATAAGTACGTCACTTGGCACACTTTTAATCTTGGcgactatttttcatttatttattgcagCCACGTTTGTGTTAAAGTCGCGTAcctatacttggggcaaacctaccCTCCGCAAAATCTTTGTGGTACGATTAGGATCTacgtaaccttcacaatgctgctaggttagATTTGCCCTAACTATAGAAACATTGTTTGGCGATAGCGTAcgttagtttgttattttttttttaatggcaccTCGCATTTGCGATAgtgtactgtccacctctggcaagccGCTGCCCGACTGATTCAACGATTCTATtacttgaaataggggtgagaaaaaacgtcttaagaacttgcggatttagttggcAGTGTATTGCTCATTTGGCGAATAATATTACTATACCTAACTAACTATTAGCAAGCGGTACAgaattttctcgctaataaaagggttgcaatagTAGCCTAACTACGCCTAACAATGCCTCTTCTCACAGATTGCTCTCCCTTAAAAGAAATGGATTTGCTCTAGGTCAAAGCTCAACTTGTCGGAGCTGAACAGTAAGTCGATCACTTCCCCGTCTTCGGATCCTTACGCATTCTACGTAGGCAATGAAGCGAGTTAGTAAAAAAGGATCAATAAAAAAGGATAATAGGGGAGATCAAACTGCTTTGGCTCGCCTGAGCacaggtcatctaaaaaccctcagattttcccatggtaataggactttcccaatTTGCACCAATTGTCATACTGGCCGAAGTATGCGGATGTTGTGCAGTGGCCGAAGAGGCcactgcacaacatctgattttttgtgttggtttggtacgcgaggatctactgaagagacctgcttctgtcttgaagttgattaaaGCGAACAACCTCAAggatctgatctgattcagaacagagagataagCAAGAAGAAGAAGGAGTGAAAAAGAAGCTTTTGTCTTACCTTTGTCCACAGAGAAGTTTCGAAGTCTGTCTGTGAACGACAGCACCTAGCCCCACATCCAGGGTGGCCGTGTGTGGACGTTACCCGGAAACTGATAGCCTTCCGAATAATCGCCATAGCCCCCGTTGCCTGCAGCACCACCAGCGTATTCACCATAACCGCCGGCACCACCAGGGCTTCCGCAATAAGCAGCACCATAGCCGCAAGCGCCGTAACCACCAGGATCATTCCAGTCACGGCGGACCCTGGAGTGCGAAGATGCACCAGCACTTTCACCACCAGCAGCTCCATAATCGCCAGCATCGCCATAGTTACGACGGACTCTGGAGTTTGAAGATGCAAGGTATGCACCATCGCCTCCAGCATAGTTACCATAGTCTCTATAATCGCCAGCGTGTCCACCGCCATAGTCACGACGAACTCTGGAGTTTGAAGATGCAAGGTATGCATCAGCATAGTTACCATAGTCCCTATAATCACCAGCTTGTTCACCGCCATAGTCACGACGAACTCTAAGGTTTGGAGGGGCGAGGTATGCACTATCGTCAATAGCATAGCCGCCATAGTCTCCATAATCGCCAGCATCGCCATAGTTACGACGGACTCTGGAGTTTGATGATGAGAGGTATGCACCATCACCACCATCATAGCCGCCATAGTCTCTATAATCGCCAGCGTCTCCACCGCCATAGGCACGACGAACTCTAGAGTTTGAAGATGCAAAGTATGCACCATCGCCACCAGCATAGTTACCATAGTCCCTATAATCGCCAGCGTGTCCACCGCCATAGTCACGACGGATTCCGGAGTTTAGAGGTGCGAGGTATGCACCATCGTCAATAGCATAGCCGCCATAGTCTCTATAATCGCCAGCGTCTCTACTGCCATAGTTACGACGGACTCTGGAGTTTGGAGGTGCAAGGTATGCCCCATCGGAATTAGCATAGCCGCCATAGTCTCTAAAATTGCCAGCGCCTCTACCTCCATAGTCACGACGGACTCTGGAGTTTGGAGGTGTGAGGGCTGCATCATCTCCACCAGCATAGCCGCCATAGTCTCTATAATCGCCAGCGCCTCCATAGTCACGACGGGCTCTGGAGTTAGGAGATGTGAGGTATGAAACAGTACCACCAGCATAGCCGCCATAGTTTTTATAATCGCCAGCACCTCCATAGTCACGACGGATTCTGGGGTGTGAAGATGTGAGGTGTAATAGAGCAGTACCGCCAGTTTTTCCGCCGCCTTCATCTGCATCTAGTCCTCTTGATGCTACCATCGGTGGGAACCTGGAAAACAAAGAAATTCATTGTCATCCGGAGTGGTGCACCTTAGCTTCACAAAATTTAGTATCCTTCATTTTTTCAACCCACTACTTTTTGGAATTGCAGTTGAATCCTGAGCTCAACAGCTCCTTTACCttgtatcaataaaatttaaCGTAGCAGATTTTTGGAAAACAAAACCTCGATATATAGCTATTATTTAATGGGCTCTTCTGGGCAGGAATTTCAATAATATTTCCAAATCCCTAGCTTTATAAAGATTCAGCCTCATGCGTTGAAATAGGTTCAACAGCCAAATTTCTGTGCTAAGTAGGATTGCGAATAGGGTCTCCAATCCCAAAATCCGGGATCCGAATCTTGCGGGATCCgacatgatatttagcgggactGAGGGCAAAATCCCGCAAAGATTTTTCATGCAAACGTTTGGCAACTTTTGTCCCtcattaaacaaatattttttcaagcatcatctgaagttggAATCACCTTTCTCGTATATCTgcaaaaagggcaaaaaaaaaaaaaaaaaaaaaaaatcgcatgtaatgaacggtggatttaccatttaagaacacaataaaaaaagAGTATacttttctgagaatgaattgtgGTATTTTCATCCGCGGTTTCAGTTTTTATACGTTCAACAACTGAGAAAATTCGCACAAATTATAAACACTTTCGAACACCACCACTGACAATTCGAACACACAAAATTGCgctcaagaaaaaaattgaaaaaaaaaaaatatattaatttgattttttggcgtcttgtattcaaattatgtttttcgcaatcacgagtgtgtgtgtatgtaggcgtgtgtgtttgtgtgtgtggaagagtatgtgtgtttgtgtacagggggtatgtgtatgtctgtaggcatgtgtgtttatgtctgtgtgcaagcatgagtatgtgggtagttgtgtgtatgagtgtttgtgtgtgtgtgggggggggggtatgtgtatgtttgtgcaggcatatgtgtttgtgtctgtgtgcaggcatgagtgtgtgggtagttgtgtgtatgtgtagatctctgtatgtgtgtatgtgtttgtgtgtgtaggtgtatgtatgtgtatgtgtaggtgcgtgtgagtgtgtgtaagtgcgcgtgtgtgtgtacgtgcgtgtatgtatgcgtgtaagtgtaggatatggacgtaacctggagacggctttcgctctaggagcagcatcgtgagaccggtcGACGCGACAGTGGTGCTATCAGacggaggtggtgggaaaataaaatcgtaggaattcaaaatagtcaaataaaagcaataagcaatcgtgattgctcaaaaaaaaaaatggattgggAAAACCCGCTAAAGTAGCCTGAATACAATGTTAAAACTCTTCTATAAGCTTGAGGAATGCACTCACAACCTTTAGCATACTTAAAGTGCACAACAATTTTCTCCgaaaaagaaagcaatgaaaaacctgacatTATTTTACGCTGTCTAACGTGAAGAAAGTACCTGCCGATTTTACCCAGAAGTAACattataaatgtgggtggtacGTTGAAAAAATTACGTTGGATAAACTAGCTGAGCGATATTTGGCGCGACTCTAAAACAGGCGGAAGAAGCTTGGGTGAAACACAGGATGAGTCGtatgacagtgcagtaagttaagctgctcaaCTTTTTGAATGTCTCTggaaagtgagaggtaaaattagcaaagttttacaaaaattttgcattaaacgCGACTAGGTGAAACCAATCAGCGTTCAACCCTGCTGTAACGAATCAAATGCattgatacaatgaccaacgtttaTGCAGCAACAATGGTATTcgcaatgcaagttaaattgaatACAGCAATATACAAATCAAACAGACATCATTTTGTCCGAagtttgcagttcttgagcaaaaatcaaGCATGACCAAACAATAAAGAAAACTGTATTTTAGAAAGTGAGGAAGTTTGAGGGAATCTTATGCTAAAATGCCCACCAATTATTcaatctcagtaaaaccaactgcagtggagcAACAGCACGCACTTTCAGCaagtacagtggtggtaaaaaaaaaatgcatcacccgcgccgcaaaggagaggaataatcatcccgactgcattcaacacaccgTTGAGCATCCCGTATCcgagatgatttggggatgtatttctgatcaaggtgGGCTTccctttgtgcaaggaacagtaaatgctcaagtgtatattggcattttggaggactTCCTACtgtccgggatcactttacttcagttccaaacgtcattttccaggatgattctgcccgtgccatagggcaaaactgataagtaacagtttaaaaacctttatcctgccattagacttaaattgacatggggttaagtatttttatttttctctaaactcacacgcaggttcagaaatgaaaaatgagCCTGGGGTCAGCCGTTTGCCTTGGTCCGGAAACAGCTCCGATCGTCGTAAACaatgatcggattcctgctgttcaatgtttatttcataagttttgcagaatttcgcatacattcatcgttaatcggacgaccaaaacttctcacataatcccattgttgtgaaaatgcgagggtgatgcactttttttttacccgcactgtatattattttttgcTCAGAAATCTCTCATCCTATATGACCGATGCTTTGTTAAGAGGCATTGGACTTTTTACGAGCACACTTTTTCGTTTTAAATGATAGTTGCTAATTGAGATATGGCTTTGTTGTACGCTACAATTAGTGTACGGAATTCGACagaactactaattcaagtaacaaaagcaatCCTTCCTAACAACTTTTTCTACTtggcagtaaaatttaaattttagaagaacaaagtcaatcccgcgggattggctccttacaatcccaaAACCCCGTGGGATGGAGATCGGTGCGGAATTGGAAACCCTACTTGCGAAAATATTCAGAAACTCCCAGTTACGAATCTCGCTGATTTGGTAGGCATTTCTAAAATTGTTGAAagttaaaacttcgttttttgagACAAGGTCATTGTTGCTAATCCAAGGACTGATCCAAAAAGTATTCAAgaagggggcgattgatttcagatTCTTATCCTTTTACAAAATTCTAAATCTCCACCTCCTAACATTTCGGTAGATCGTCTCAAAttaggtttatttattttatttatttatttatttgtttttttttttttttttttttttttgaacttctatTTCTACAAAATTCCGGAGTAGTGAATCCTATCCTTTACCTTAGCGTCATCAGTGtcctataattgcttttttttgaacttcaatctTAAAAACTTTCTAGAGAAGAGTCCCCCGAACCCCATCTAATGTCCTCTAAAAACGTCTAAAATTGGAtgaatttaatattgaaattaaacgatTATCTACTCTAGAATTTGATCTCTCGGCATCCTCTGCATTCAGAACTGCTGTTtgtttgaatattgaaaaaaaaaataaattaaaaaaaaaaacatattgcaaaACTCACGTGATGCTGCAGATGACGAGGAAAATGAGAAAGAATTTCATGTTTGTTTAGTTTGGCTCTACCCTGTGTGTCCGTGTATCATTTCTCTCCCATTATATATACTTAAATTTTTGTGTATAGAAATACCCAAAGTAACTGGAAAAGGAGATCATGGCGCAATTAAGCTGAATTACCTATTTAACTGATGTTGCGAAAGCTGTGAAATCAACAGCAGACGAATCGAAGAAGTGTTGAATAAGCTGTGAttcaatgatttgaaaaaaataaataggcgAAGAAAAACCTTGAGGTGGATCTAATTTGTTGGAAATGGGATTCAGATGAATAGTTAAATAACACGATAACAAGCAGCATGATAAAAATATGCGCTGTCACGTAAGAAACGATTTTTTGGACCGCCGTTGTgaaaacaataagtaaataaaaatttgatcaaaCTGAGAATTGAAtaaatctttactagtaataataaagctgaaagtctggatctctgtctggatatccgtTACGCGcctagcacctagaccgttcggccgattttcatggaatTAGGTACAAAATGAATTCGTAGCATAGGGGTcagcacctcgaagtgatttttcgaaaatccaaTTGagttccttttctatttcaattttaagaacaatttctcCTCCGAAATACTTCGGTGTTATATTATAAAGGAGAAGTATTAATAACGCGAAACATGCTCCTACCGTACTACAATTTTCTAGGTTACCAAATCTCGGGAAAAATGGGGGTACACAACTTTTTGAGTTCCTCAACTACATAATTGAGGTTTTAAGAACAGTATgcaactttttactttcttttacaaaaaaaaggaagtattgtattcgcgaagaaaatttcactcaaaaatcgaccttaattttcattttactcaccgccgaatgaatattgagtttttttttttgactcggacttctcatgacgtctgtatacacgaatgtatgtgcgtatgtatgtcgtataactcaagaacggtaagtcctagaaagttgaaatttggtacgtagactcctagtggggtctagttgtgcgcctctccttttggttgcattcgggtgtttcttttgcctcttttttggggggaatcattgttaatttcgatgtaaactcaagtattgttataatttggcggacacttggcgatatatcgctattttgatcgtcaagttttgtcgccaacttggcgacaaattcggcgattttgtttttttaatctgatttcaatgtggccactgttggtgatatttagagagtaaactcttgaatcacattaaaattgccagtaatggggaactgacattaaattggagtaaaaggaagtcatgtgatgcacacatcaactcgttttattCCAATTCAACTTCAGGGAGCCATGTAGAAACAAAACTTACCGTAAACTAAGATCAGCTGGTTTTTGGCATAGCCCCTTCTGCAACAACTTTTGCTACACTGTCACACAGTTAGTTAAAAAtggcttgttgataacgctttatcatcagttaggctttctgatgatGAAGAAAGAGGATCTAGGGAGTTTTGGCTATACTGTGTAAAAAAATGGAGGATTTCCTGCCTGGGCATTATTACGCGCACTCGCCTTGcatatacaag
This genomic interval from Uloborus diversus isolate 005 unplaced genomic scaffold, Udiv.v.3.1 scaffold_241, whole genome shotgun sequence contains the following:
- the LOC129233197 gene encoding uncharacterized protein LOC129233197, whose amino-acid sequence is MALEGIDGGEDGVETGGAGAYIKSSHSRVRRDWSGPGGGGPGGAGAYIKSSQSRVRRDWNGPGGGGPGGYACGYGGAGCGGPGGAGGPGGVGGYACGYGAAGCAAGYGADGTLYPSGKPTGASSIAPLGHPRSYVPLTPICLFSSLLPSEGIDAGGEVGGDLTSSQLRVRRHYVGPGSYGGNGDYGAGGYGGHGAGETFKKLSSLTYCTVIRLILCFTQASSACFRVAPNIAQLVYPTFPPMVASRGLDADEGGGKTGGTALLHLTSSHPRIRRDYGGAGDYKNYGGYAGGTVSYLTSPNSRARRDYGGAGDYRDYGGYAGGDDAALTPPNSRVRRDYGGRGAGNFRDYGGYANSDGAYLAPPNSRVRRNYGSRDAGDYRDYGGYAIDDGAYLAPLNSGIRRDYGGGHAGDYRDYGNYAGGDGAYFASSNSRVRRAYGGGDAGDYRDYGGYDGGDGAYLSSSNSRVRRNYGDAGDYGDYGGYAIDDSAYLAPPNLRVRRDYGGEQAGDYRDYGNYADAYLASSNSRVRRDYGGGHAGDYRDYGNYAGGDGAYLASSNSRVRRNYGDAGDYGAAGGESAGASSHSRVRRDWNDPGGYGACGYGAAYCGSPGGAGGYGEYAGGAA